A genomic window from Panthera uncia isolate 11264 unplaced genomic scaffold, Puncia_PCG_1.0 HiC_scaffold_648, whole genome shotgun sequence includes:
- the LOC125918293 gene encoding IGF-like family receptor 1 has protein sequence MAPQATDPARMGPLRRLLTAALLLAQAAPQEASQHCGRLEYWNPDNRCCSSCLQRFGPPPCPDYEFSENCGFNDFADHVTYPFKECPFGQCNPDNAELCSPCGAGATAPAPAGSRSGTQRRCREKPVPPKEPCPLKSGKPRVYSSQEPSPSAISSVSWIPERNVTQQALPNFALPVVLVLMVLVLLVTSAVILLLAQRCHRRAKVLHPYPGLVCGDTSIHTVFSLPSSSPGSLEASDAGDKVSLVPLLGRELPSLASQPLSRLLDELEVLEELIVLLDPEPGPGGGMARGTTRHLAARYGVPAAWSTFAYSLRPSRSPLRALIEMVVAREPSASLGQFGTHLAQLGRADALQVLSKLG, from the exons ATGGCCCCCCAGGCTACAGACCCCGCCCGGATGGGGCCCCTACGCCGCCTCCTGACTGCGGCACTACTTCTGGCTCAGGCTGCGCCTCAGGAGGCCTCCCAGCACTGCGGGCGCCTAGAGTACTGGAACCCTGATAACCGGTGCTGCAGCAGCTGCCTGCAGCGCTTTGGGCCGCCCCCCTGCCCGG ACTACGAGTTTTCGGAAAACTGCGGATTCAATGATTTTGCCGATCACGTGACATACCCCTTCAAAGAGTGTCCCTTTGGGCAGTGCAACCCCGACAATGCGGAGCTATGTAGCCCTTGTGGCGCCGGAGCCACGGCCCCCGCTCCCGCAGGGAGCAGGAGCGGAACCCAGCGTCGCTGCAGAGAG AAGCCGGTCCCTCCCAAGGAGCCCTGTCCTCTCAAGTCTGGGAAACCCAGAGTGTATAGCTCCCAGGAGCCCAGCCCATCAGCGATTTCCAGTGTCTCCTGGATACCTGAGCGCAACGTCACTCAGCAGGCCTTGCCGAATTTTGCCCTGCCAGTGGTGCTGGTTCTCATGGTGCTGGTTCTGCTGGTGACCTCAGCAGTGATCCTTCTGCTTGCCCAGCGGTGTCACCGCCGGGCAAAAGTCCTCCATCCCTACCCCGGCTTGGTTTGTGGCGACACCAGTATCCATACGGTCTTCTCCTTGCCCTCGTCCTCTCCAGGCTCCCTGGAGGCATCAGACGCAGGGGATAAGGTCTCTCTGGTTCCACTCCTGGGCAGAG AACTGCCGAGTCTGGCATCACAGCCCCTGTCTCGCCTCCTGGATGAGCTGGAGGTGCTGGAGGAGCTGATAGTGCTGCTGGATCCTGAACCTGGGCCAGGTGGGGGGATGGCACGCGGCACCACGAGACACCTGGCGGCGAGGTACGGAGTGCCCGCTGCCTGGTCCACCTTTGCCTACTCACTGCGACCCAGTCGCTCGCCACTGCGGGCCCTGATCGAGATGGTGGTGGCAAGGGAGCCCTCTGCTTCTCTGGGGCAGTTTGGCACACACCTGGCCCAGCTGGGGCGGGCAGATGCGCTGCAGGTGCTGTCCAAACTTGGCTGA